Genomic segment of Paenibacillaceae bacterium GAS479:
CTGGGCCGAAACCGGACTGTCTCCGAACGACAACGTGGTCAAGGAAATTCGCGAAGAGTCTGGTCTGGAAACAAGAGCGGTGCGATTGCTCGCCGTGCTCGACAAGCTGAAACATCAGCATCCCCCGGATGCCCACCATATTTACAAGCTTTTCATCTTATGTGAAGTGGTTAGCGGCTCCCCACAGGGTGGCCTGGAGACGAGTGAAGCAGCCTTTTTTGCCGAGCATGAGCTGCCTCCGCTGTCGCTGAGCCGCAACACGGCAAGTCAGCTCTCCCTCATGTTCGATTACATGCGCGATCCTGCCAAACCGGTGCACATCGACTGATGTGCACCGGTTTTTTGATATAGTAGGACTATTCTCCCTTTCAGAATCTGCTATACTGGCGGAAGCTGATTATAGAGGTTGTTTAAAATGGTCACCATTGATCACGATGTAAACCAGGAAGCGAGTCGTAATTATACTTCTATGACGTTACAGAAAGAAGGACTATAACATGCAATCGGTTCAATCACTTGCTCGCGACAAACTCCCCTTGTCGTTGTACTCCCTAACCGCCGGAGCGTTCGCCATCGGCATGACGGAATTCGTCATCATGGGACTGCTGCCGGAAGTGGCAGCAGATCTAGGTATCAGCATACCAAAGGCCGGCAATCTTATTACCGGTTATGCACTTGGTGTGGGCATCGGCGCACCGGTGCTTGCACTGGCGACAGCCCGTTTCCCCAAAAAGATGCTGTTAGCACTGCTCATGATATTATTCATCATCGGCAACGTCGCAGCAGCTTTCGCTCCGAGTTATGGCTTTTTGCTGGCGGCTCGCATTTTCACCTCTCTGGCACACGGAACCTTCTTCGGCATCGGAGCCGTATATGCCACCAGCTTAGTGACTGAACAGCGCAAAGCTGGCGCCGTTGCGATTATGATGGCGGGACTGACGATTGCCAACATTTTAGGCGTTCCGTTCGGCACCTTTATAGGTCAGGAGTACGGCTGGCGAATGTCGTTTGGCGCCGTTGCGATCATGGGCGTCATTACGCTGATCGGACTCATCGTCCTCATCCCTTCTGTCAAACAGCAGGAAGAAACGAGCACTGCTCGCCAAATACGCGCTGTTATGCAGCCAAAAATCGGCCTGGCTCTACTAATCGGCACGATGGGCTGTATCAGCATATTTTCATTGTTCAGCTATATCAAGCCGCTGCTCACCAATGTGACCGGCTTTTCCGCAGGCAGCATCCCTTGGGTGCTGGTGTTGATCGGTTGCGGAGTTACCGTCGGCAATATGCTTGGCGGCAAGCTCGCAGACCGTGCGCTTATGCCTACTGTAATCGGTTCTTTCGCAATTCAAGTGCTGCTGCTTGTTACACTCGGTTTAGTGGATGAGTCAGCGGGAATAACACTCGT
This window contains:
- a CDS encoding MFS transporter, DHA1 family, inner membrane transport protein, which codes for MQSVQSLARDKLPLSLYSLTAGAFAIGMTEFVIMGLLPEVAADLGISIPKAGNLITGYALGVGIGAPVLALATARFPKKMLLALLMILFIIGNVAAAFAPSYGFLLAARIFTSLAHGTFFGIGAVYATSLVTEQRKAGAVAIMMAGLTIANILGVPFGTFIGQEYGWRMSFGAVAIMGVITLIGLIVLIPSVKQQEETSTARQIRAVMQPKIGLALLIGTMGCISIFSLFSYIKPLLTNVTGFSAGSIPWVLVLIGCGVTVGNMLGGKLADRALMPTVIGSFAIQVLLLVTLGLVDESAGITLVVLFLWGAATFSPMPGLQVRIMTLAKDAPALASTSNHAVLNFGNAFGAFFGGWIVVFFQFSPGKFDYSVLPWSASVFSLLGLLAAFVMLAWDRRDQTKAS
- a CDS encoding ADP-ribose pyrophosphatase YjhB, NUDIX family; protein product: MEPKWLSWAREMQAIAQTGLTYSRDAYDSERYEQLRALSVEIMQAYTEAGEKEITMSFAAGSGYATPKVDVRGVIFQEGKLLLVREKSDGCWCLPGGWAETGLSPNDNVVKEIREESGLETRAVRLLAVLDKLKHQHPPDAHHIYKLFILCEVVSGSPQGGLETSEAAFFAEHELPPLSLSRNTASQLSLMFDYMRDPAKPVHID